TTCGGCCGCACCGAGGACGAGCTTGATGTCCTTCATGCCCAGCGCGAGCCTGAACCCGGCCGGCTCGTAGGCCTGAGCGGCGATGATCCTGCCGTAATTCTGATAGATGGGGCAGGCGAAGAGGGTTTCGCCGAACAGCTTGGCCAGGGTGGCCGGGTCGACGCCGTTCTTCTGCGCGAGCGTGAAGGCTTCGGCCATCGCTTCCACGGCAGACAGGATCAGGAAGTTGCCGGCGAGCTTCACCACGTTGGCCCCCGCCGGATCTTCACCGAGATCGTAGACGGCCTGCCCGAGCGCCTCGAGCACGGGCCGGGCGCGCGCCTTTGCTGTCTGCGTGCCGGACTCGCAGATCCACAGCTTGCGCGCGGCGGCGGCTTCCGGTCGGCCAAATACCGGGGCCGCCAGGTAGTCACTGCCGTGACTGCGATGAAGCGCCGCGAGCCGGCGCGCGGTCTCCGGCGACACCGTGCTCATCGAAATGTGGATTCCGCCCTGGCCGAGCGCCGCACCGAAGCCGCCATCGCCGAAGGCAACTGCTTCCAGTGCCTCGTCATTGGCGACCATGCTCACCGCGATGCCGCCCGCTTCGACCGCATCGAGCGGGCGTGCGACGGCCGCTGCGCCCGCGGCGACGAGCGCTGCAGTCTTGTCCGCGCTGCGGTTGTAGACGCGCAGC
This window of the Betaproteobacteria bacterium genome carries:
- a CDS encoding NAD(P)-dependent oxidoreductase → MSSTIGFIGLGQMGEPMARNLIQAGFRLRVYNRSADKTAALVAAGAAAVARPLDAVEAGGIAVSMVANDEALEAVAFGDGGFGAALGQGGIHISMSTVSPETARRLAALHRSHGSDYLAAPVFGRPEAAAARKLWICESGTQTAKARARPVLEALGQAVYDLGEDPAGANVVKLAGNFLILSAVEAMAEAFTLAQKNGVDPATLAKLFGETLFACPIYQNYGRIIAAQAYEPAGFRLALGMKDIKLVLGAAEASTAPMPIASLLHDRLLSAFAKNRHDLDWTAIALGSKEDAGLA